A genomic window from Amia ocellicauda isolate fAmiCal2 chromosome 15, fAmiCal2.hap1, whole genome shotgun sequence includes:
- the nrm gene encoding nurim yields MAAVTPRSLGLGALTLLNFVFVFGTGVEFVRFVSFRAIYHNLSGPGGAPQCRDSVGWAEALRRRSVLSSMCVDGGLILLFALQHSALAWPPLKRLCQAGLGVLHRGFYTFTTALTLQVLMRCWQPVSGAPCLWSVSGAPWDTWLPLLCFILHFLCWMVICSILLIFDYAELLGIKQVYYHCLGLGDPLSMKSPRAQRLFSHLRHPVFVELCVVLWALPCLPLDRLLLAVGLTTYLALGHSLDTQDCAYLHAQLRSKLQLFSQPVMGEGGASSTNHKTD; encoded by the exons ATGGCCGCTGTCACGCCGCGCAGCCTGGGCCTCGGCGCCCTCACGCTGCTCAACTTCGTGTTCGTGTTCGGCACCGGCGTGGAGTTCGTCCGCTTCGTGTCCTTCCGGGCGATATATCACAACCTGAGTGGACCGGGCGGGGCCCCGCAGTGTCGAG acTCAGTGGGCTGGGCGGAGGCCCTGCGGCGGCGCTCGGTGCTGAGCAGTATGTGTGTGGACGGGGGTCTGATCCTGCTGTTTGCCCTGCAGCACAGCGCCCTCGCCTGGCCGCCCCTCAAACGCCTCTGCCAGGCCGGGCTGGGCGTACTGCACCGGGGCTTCTACACTTTCACCACCGCGCTCACCCTGCAg gTCCTGATGCGGTGCTGGCAGCCAGTGAGCGGCGCCCCCTGCCTGTGGTCGGTGAGCGGTGCACCATGGGACACCTGGCTGCCGCTGCTGTGCTTCATTCTGCACTTCCTGTGCTGGATGGTCATCTGCAGCATCCTGCTCATCTTTGACTACGCTGAGCTGCTGGGCATCAAGCAG gtttaCTACCACTGCCTGGGCCTGGGCGACCCCCTGTCCATGAAGTCGCCCCGGGCGCAGCGCCTGTTCTCGCACCTGCGCCACCCCGTGTTCGTGGAGCTGTGCGTGGTGCTGTGGGCACTGCCCTGCCTGCCACTGGACCGGCTGCTGCTGGCCGTGGGGCTGACCACCTACCTGGCGCTGGGCCACTCCCTGGACACGCAGGACTGCGCATACCTGCACGCCCAGCTGCGCAGCAAACTGCAGCTGTTCAGCCAGCCAGTCATGGGGGAGGGTGGGGCCAGCAGCACCAATCACAAGACAGACTGA
- the ppp1r18 gene encoding eukaryotic translation initiation factor 3 subunit A produces the protein MSSWGPQPPASSALPEWKLQLLERKRREEEERERREREEEERLASMPAWKRGIIERRRAKQGAGGGGERGGKGGEGAWPDSTPLPRAGPGPGRAQPSLPAEPDRDTEPDWESDLRPSGAVEPGSQVSTETIVPLRQNLFIRKQTERGGGGGGQGRGRQQVWKEREGEREREMGRVTEREREMGRLIERERGKGREIGTDRERGMEREQTEKGRESPQALPLLEGLRTIRAEIIIIESQGSLGAGRDAEREEGRGRERDERRGGGGGGGEGEEGWGKGRKGGVDLRGILERGGSVTEIKATEVLIIKPAPPLGTLGEREERERAGKREEEEGQGRERKEREREAGGGRVSQLLSRFGGQCSSSSSFFSSPSASSSLAVSPSSPSKLLPPRSRSSDCFGGAGAPGRKPLGLGERGGLPWGGAGGGAGALGRGL, from the exons ATGTCCTCCTGGGGGCCCCAGCCCCCCGCCTCCTCTGCGCTGCCGGAGTGGAAGCTGCAGCTGttggagaggaagaggagggaggaggaggagagggagcggagggagagggaggaggaggagcgccTGGCCAGCATGCCGGCATGGAAGCGAGGGATCATCGAGAGGAGGAGAGCCAAGCAgggggcaggaggaggaggagagagaggggggaagggAGGAGAGGGGGCGTGGCCGGActccacccccctccccagggCTGGTCCGGGCCCTGGGAGAGCCCAGCCCTCTTTGCCCGCCGAGCCGGACCGGGACACAGAACCGGACTGGGAGTCCGACCTGCGGCCCTCGGGAGCGGTAGAACCAGGGAGCCAGGTTTCCACGGAAACCATCGTCCCCCTCCGGCAGAATCTGTTCATTCGGAAGCaaacagagagaggaggaggtggaggaggacaGGGGAGGGGTAGGCAACAAGtttggaaggagagagaaggagagagggagagggagatgggcagagtgacagagagggagagggagatgggcAGATtgatagagagggagagggggaaggggagagagatAGGCACGGAccgggagagagggatggagagggagcagacggagaaggggagagagagtccCCAGGCCCTCCCCCTCCTGGAAGGCCTGAGGACGATCAGAGCTGAAATCATCATCATCGAGTCGCAAGGGTCGCTGGGGGCGGGGCGGGAtgcagagagggaggagggacgaggcagagagagggacgagagaagaggaggaggaggaggaggaggtgagggGGAGGAGGGCTGGGGGAAGGGGCGGAAGGGGGGGGTGGACCTGCGAGGGATCCTGGAGAGGGGGGGCAGTGTGACGGAGATCAAGGCCACCGAAGTCCTGATTATTAAACCAGCCCCCCCCCTCGGCACActgggggagagggaggagagggagagagcagggaagagggaggaagaggaagggcagggcagggagaggaaggaaagagagagggaggcgggAGGAGGGAGGGTCAGCCAGCTGCTCAGCAGATTCGGGGGACAatgttcctcctcctcctctttcttctCCTCCCCTTCGGCGTCTTCATCCCTCGCCGTCTCCCCATCCTCCCCCAGCAAGCTCCTGCCCCCCCGATCCCGGAGCTCAGACTGCTTCGGGGGGGCAGGGGCACCGGGGAGGAAGCCGCTAGGGTTGGGGGAG CGAGGTGGTCTCCCCTGGGGAGGGGCTGGGGGCGGGGCTGGGGCACTGGGGAGGGGGCTGTAA
- the LOC136771596 gene encoding taperin, with translation MWREPTVREKVEGTEEKKRREERGEEEEEWRERDRETPQSSGQLCVSALGAGACNVSVQRQEASERERERAWERAREEEEEEEETGEEREAASEDDLDVTREMGVPSCPAPPPASCSGASAVSVSSTASSPPALSSVSPPPSAASQSASLPAVCPPSRSLPDSLRGQGLAPGVASLGTGLQTALGASLSLSSSSPSSSPVPLLSSAAQEAAEGPGRDGAAVEASLSFARSSGSSFLPRCGDRHRGVEGQAQETDRETERQRDRDRESDRDKDRDRDNSDSERDFEASYQPPTPSPPPSPSLSPPPSPPPPSPALPVPVSLSLSSSSAAPRGVSHTVGMSRIYNLKPVTPRPAGAMGSLAKEKQTQQGNKAETRARVLQDPRAQSQQQPQPQQLGRPVQDRRTQTSLDRDGPLGSRWGPRAQSAGLETPAQGKEPERRAGQQELRVANQQARPVAPPLPPPGRCFITTPRAVAPLAPAAQTDERPKNAAWGRPSPCPPPTTPTACHTAPPACHTAPPALVALRSSAVSRRGNTITINPRKMGPSAGGAKATPTSPSSPSQAGLPNGLPPAPGGQAARADGAGGAGDSTKGKKRYPTAEEIEVIGGYMCLDRSCLVTQRGGRRRGNVCFDEGKLEVLFEYPSEGSLGPTQDPAPPPLPQLRGATLEEEEEEEEEEKAAEGAFLSRGGSPRTLRVDESCRR, from the exons ATGTGGAGGGAGCCTACTGTAAGGGAGAAGGTAGAGGGGACAGAGGAGAagaagaggagggaggagagaggagaagaggaggaggagtggagagagagggacagagagacccCACAGTCCTCCGGGCAGCTCTGTGTCAGTGCCCTGGGAGCTGGGGCATGCAACGTGTCTGTGCAGAGACAGGAAGccagcgagcgagagagagagcgtgcgtgggagagagcaagagaggaagaggaagaggaagaggagacgGGGGAGGAGCGCGAGGCAGCCAGCGAGGACGACCTTGATGTCACACGGGAAATGGGCGTCCCTTCCTGCCCAGCCCCGCCCCCCGCTTCCTGCTCGGGTGCCAGCGCCGTCTCTGTCTCATCCACCGCCTCCTCCCCCCCTGCTCTCTCGtctgtctctcctcctccttccgcGGCCTCTCAGTCAGCTTCTCTTCCTGCCGTCTGTCCTCCCTCCCGCTCTCTCCCGGACTCTCTCAGAGGGCAGGGGCTCGCGCCGGGCGTCGCATCGCTGGGGACAGGCCTCCAGACTGCACTCGGAGCCTCCCTGTcgctctcttcctcctccccctcctcctctcctgtccccctcctctcctccgCAGCGCAGGAAGCAGCCGAAGGGCCAGGGCGAGATGGGGCGGCTGTAGAAGCTTCTCTCTCCTTCGCTCGCTCCTCCGGCTCCTCTTTCCTTCCCCGGTGTGGAGACAGACACAGGGGAGTGGAAGGACAGGcacaagagacagacagagagacagagagacagagagaccggGACAGAGAGAGCGACAGGGAcaaggacagggacagggacaacAGCGATTCGGAGCGGGACTTTGAGGCGTCGtaccagccccccaccccctcccctcctccctccccgtCCCtgtcccctcctccctctcctcctcctccctcccctgctCTCCCTGTCCCCgtctccctgtccctgtcctcctcctccgccgctCCCAGGGGTGTCTCCCACACCGTGGGGATGAGCCGCATCTACAACCTCAAACCGGTCACCCCCAGGCCAGCCGGGGCTATGGGGTCGCTGGCCAAGGAGAAGCAGACTCAGCAGGGCAATAAGGCCGAGACGAGGGCCAGGGTCCTACAGGACCCCAGGGCCCAGAGTCAGCAGCAGCCGCAGCCACAGCAATTGGGCCGGCCGGTCCAGGATAGACGGACTCAGACCTCGCTGGACAGAGATGGGCCCCTGGGCAGCCGGTGGGGGCCCCGGGCCCAGAGCGCTGGGCTGGAGACACCAGCGCAGGGCAAGGAGCCGGAGAGGAGGGCGGGCCAGCAGGAGCTCAGAGTGGCCAATCAGCAGGCCAGACCTGtggccccgcccctcccccCGCCTGGCCGCTGCTTCATCACGACCCCCAGAGCAGTGGCCCCTCTGGCCCCCGCCGCACAGACCGACGAGCGCCCCAAGAACGCAGCCTGGGGGCGCCCCTCACCCTGCccgccccccaccacccccaccgCCTGCCACACCGCCCCCCCCGCCTGCCACACCGCCCCCCCCGCCCTGGTGGCCCTGAGGAGCTCGGCAGTGAGTCGGCGTGGCAACACCATCACCATCAACCCCAGGAAGATGGGGCCGTCAGCCGGAGGGGCCAAAGCCACCCCCACCTCCCCGTCCTCCCCCTCGCAGGCAGGACTCCCCAACGGgctgccccctgcccccgggGGCCAGGCAGCCAGGGCGGACGGTGCCGGGGGGGCAGGGGACTCCACGAAGGGCAAGAAGAGGTACCCCACTGCGGAGGAGATCGAGGTGATCGGGGGCTACATGTGCCTGGACAGGTCCTGCCtggtcacacagagaggcggGCGTAGGAGG gggaaTGTGTGTTTTGACGAGGGGAAGTTGGAGGTGCTGTTTGAGTATCCCTCTGAGGGGTCTCTGGGTCCCACACAGGACCCTGCTcccccgcccctcccccaaCTCCGCGGTGCCACcctggaggaggaagaagaggaggaggaggaggagaaggcagCGGAGGGGGCCTTTCTGTCGAGGGGGGGGAGCCCTCGGACACTGCGTGTGG atgaATCCTGTCGCAGATAG
- the cratb gene encoding carnitine O-acetyltransferase b translates to MLRLDPAWLRRGGQLWTHCTRGFSSSVPPQPVPPLEQTLSRYLRALEPHLPPSEWQQARAELQEFSRQGGAGEGLQRSLERRAQRMHNWVSEWWQQSNYLESRLPLAVHSNPAVALPQQDYSDWRGQLLFAAKLIAGVLDFKAKIDSHALLVEYMRGRPLCMEQYSQVFSSCRVPGPKHDHVLLYNRIRRPPTHITVVRNFQFFQLEVYNSDGSPLTVGQIHSQLQRIRAQSWKTDKEPMGILTSQHRNTWGQAYNRLLRDRINRDSVRAIERALFGVCLDAPVMRVSEGRYSSRMAAQVLHGGGTYSNSGNRWFDKTLQFIVGEDGSCGVLYEQAIAEGPPIATIVDHVLEYTKQPETVRAPMVPLPHPKKLYFYIDPEIKRDIELAKQNLDSLINDLDISCFTFRKFGKNFPKKHRLSPNSLIQTALQLAYYRMYGELAVTCESVSLRMFRGGRTDTVRCATPEALRFAQAADDPCVMREMKVALLKEAVEAHSILTEQALQGQAIDRHLLGLKLQAIEDGRTVPTLFMDTAYAIATHWRLRTGQVASRTDSVMCFGPLEPDGYAVCYNPMSEHINFSVSAFNCCEQTHAERLAQEIRRALGHLQELLQPSHTA, encoded by the exons ATGCTCAGACTCGACCCGGCGTGGCTGCGCCGCGGAGGCCAGCTGTGGACG CATTGCACCCGGGGGTTCAGCTCCTCGGTGCCCCCTCAGCCCGTGCCCCCCCTGGAGCAGACGCTGTCCCGGTACCTGCGGGCGCTGGAGCCCCACCTGCCCCCCAGCGAGTGGCAGCAGGCGCGGGCGGAGCTGCAGGAGTTCAGCCGGCAGGGTGGGGCCGGAGAGGGGCTGCAGAGGAGCCTGGAGAGGAGAGCGCAGCGCATGCACAACTGG gtCTCGGAGTGGTGGCAGCAGTCAAACTATTTGGAGAGCCGACTGCCCCTGGCTGTTCACTCGAACCCGGCCGTCGCCCTGCCCCAGCAGGACTACAGCGACTGGAGGGGACAGCTACT gTTTGCAGCGAAGCTCATAGCAGGAGTCCTGGACTTCAAAGCCAAAATTGACAG tcACGCTCTGCTGGTGGAGTACATGCGTGGCCGGCCCCTGTGCATGGAGCAGTACAGCCAGGTGTTCTCGTCCTGCCGTGTCCCGGGGCCGAAGCACGACCACGTCCTCCTGTACAACCGCATCCGCCGGCCGCCCACCCACATCACCGTGGTCCGGAACTTCCAG ttctTCCAGCTGGAGGTGTATAACAGCGACGGCTCCCCTCTGACGGTGGGGCAGATCCACAGCCAGCTGCAGCGAATCCGAGCGCAGTCCTGGAAGACTGACAAGGAGCCCATGGGCATCCTGACCAGCCAGCACAGGAACACCTGGGGCCAGGCCTACAACCGGCTGCTGCGAG ACAGGATCAACCGAGACTCGGTGCGGGCGATCGAGCGCGCTCTGTTCGGGGTGTGTCTGGACGCCCCGGTGATGCGCGTGTCCGAGGGGCGCTACTCCAGCCGCATGGCCGCCCAGGTGCTGCATGGGGGCGGGACCTACTCCAACAGCGGCAACCGCTGGTTCGACAAGACCCTGCAG ttcatCGTGGGGGAGGACGGCTCGTGCGGGGTGCTGTATGAACAGGCCATAGCAGAGGGCCCCCCCATTGCTACCATCGTCGACCACGTACTGGAGTACAC taAGCAGCCGGAGACCGTGCGCGCCCCCATGGTGCCCCTCCCCCACCCGAAGAAGCTGTACTTCTACATCGACCCCGAAATCAAGAGGGACATCGAGCTGGCCAAGCAGAACCTGGACAG CCTGATTAACGACCTGGACATCAGCTGTTTCACATTCCGGAAGTTTGGGAAGAACTTCCCCAAAAAGCACCGGCTCAGCCCCAACTCCCTGATTCAGACTGCCCTGCAGCTCGCCTACTACAG GATGTACGGGGAGCTGGCCGTAACGTGTGAGAGCGTGTCTCTGCGCATGTTCCGGGGCGGCCGCACTGACACGGTCCGCTGTGCCACCCCTGAGGCCCTGCGTTTCGCCCAGGCCGCTGACGACCCCTGCGTCATG AGGGAGATGAAGGTGGCTCTGCTGAAGGAGGCTGTAGAGGCTCACAGCATCCTGACTGAACAG GCACTCCAGGGTCAGGCCATTGATCGCCACCTGCTGGGCCTGAAGCTGCAGGCCATCGAGGACGGACGGACCGTCCCCACACTGTTCATGGACACAGCCTACGCCATCGCCACACACTGGAGACTCCGGACTGGACAG GTGGCCTCTCGCACGGACAGTGTCATGTGCTTTGGGCCACTGGAGCCCGATGGCTACGCTGTGTGCTATAACCCCATGTCTGAGCACATCAACTTCTCCGTCTCGGCCTTCAACTGCTGCGAGCAGACGCACGCGGAGAGGCTGGCCCAGGAGATCCGCAGAGCCCTCGGTCACCTGCAGGAGCTGCTGCAGCCCTCCCACACGGCCTGa